Part of the Rhinolophus sinicus isolate RSC01 linkage group LG14, ASM3656204v1, whole genome shotgun sequence genome is shown below.
AGCACACGCAGAACTGCGGAGAACAGCTCTGGTCTCCTttgggctgggggcctgggggtccgtggtggagggcagggaggagtggGTGAGGCCTGGCGTCACTGACGGAGCTTTCTGGAAGAGGCTGCTGGCCGGGAAGCTTGAGTAGGACCTGGGCATCCCAGGGGTGGCCCGGGCAGGGGGGCTGTGTGGTGAAACGCCGGGGGGGGGGGCAGCGGCTGTTCAGTGTGATGGGAGCGCAGCAACAGAGGCCATGAGGCTGGACACTGGTGGGGCTGGCCCCTGGGCACCCTCTCCTGTGGTGTGGGGAGCCACAGGGGCCTTAGGGAGGGGTGGTGaccagagcagggctgggcttTCTGGGGGTGTCAGGGGGCAGTGATGACACCTATCGGTGGTGGGCACAGGGGGGCTTTACCCTGGGAAGAGCTGCTCCCTGCCTGTGTCACCCCAGGGGTCACCCTCCACCCACTGCTTTGAAGCAGGTTTTGGTCCTGTTGCCTCTGACAACCAGTCAGCCCTTGGGAGAGTCATTTTACCTGAGGCCTGTGGTGTCCCTGTGAAGTGACAGCCACTGGCACCTGTGGGCAGCGGCGAGGGCGGGTGGCACTGGCACTGCCCTGGGGCAGGTGTTCAGTGAATCAGAGTCTGCAGTTCCCGTTTCCTGAGCAGTAAACAGGTCTCAGGGACAGACGACCCTCTGGCTTCTGTTTCCTGAGCCGCGGAGAGCACAGGCcggcccctgcccctgcccccttcccGCCGGCCTCTGGCACGAAAGCACGCAGGCTTCCTGTCCCTCCATCCGGTGTAGGAGGGGCTGTGCACTCGCGTGTGTGCGCctgtacacacgtgcacacgccTGTACACACGTGTGCATGCCTGTACACACGTGCACTGAGTGACCTGTGGAGCAGAGCTGAGTCAGAGCGTGTCCCCCGACGCCGGGTCGCGGACACAGGGTGACTTCCGACTGGGGTCTCACTGCTGAGTGGGGAGGACTAAGTGACCCTGTCTCCATGGCAAAGGCAAGTTAGGAAAGGGCGCAGAGcaacagagagacagggagactGACACCCAGGAGCGGTACCAGGCCATGGCCACCTTGGCACCAAGCGGGCACAGGGCTGAGTGAGCGGACGACGTGGCTGCAGTCCTGCGTCCACTCATTGGAAGGCGGCCCCTAGTGCAGTGAGCGGACTGCGCTGTGTGTGGCAGCCTtgacagaggaaaggaaggggacaggcaggcagacagagaCCGAGAGACTGGTGCAGGGAGACAATGGCAGAAAGCAGAGCATTGCTGAAGAACAAGGTAGAAGGCGGAAAGCaagaggctgagagcctggaactgGGGGCGTCTGTGTGTGCGGCAGCGCACGTGCACTGAGCAGCCTCTGGCCTGAGGCTCTGTCCAGGCTGGTCACTGAACCATGGGAGATGTGGGGGTCACGCTcccactttagagatgaggacaTGCAGGCTCCCAGGGCTCAACTGCTgtgcctggggtcacacagcttgtgacAGCTTGTAAGGACTAGAACCTTTGGACTcctagatgggaagggggagacagagagagacagggggataaagagggagggagagagggagggagagcggGAGAGAGGGGCCAGCGGAACCGAACAGGCAGAACCCACAGAATCCAGGCGACCTGCCCATCAACCGCCTTGGCTTGAAGCAGTACCTGGCGGGCAGCCCACCCTTCTGGGGGATCAGGTTCTTGGGGAGCCTGGCCCCTCCCACTcccacttcctttctctctgtcagCATCTACGGCCCCATTCCTATTCCTGGACTGCCCTGGGGGTTcttcagaaaaaataagaaacagctTTTCCTGGAATCAATACCCGAAGGGTCTGACAGTGCCAAGGGTGTGGGGATGGGTGCTGGAGCAGCTTCCCCCCACACCAAGTGAGCATGTCCCTGGGCTCTAAGTGCTTATCTGCACTGGCTCAGTGATCGTTGGCATGACAACCCTATGAAGGGACGTCCTCTTATCCTCcccatgttatagatgaggagactgagagtTGGCATTCACATCCAGGCTTGAGTGGGCTGCAAGGGGGCACAGGCTCGGAGGACGAAGGACGCTTGGCTGCACCACCTGCCAGAGAAGAGAAGCTGGGAGGGCCGGTGGGGAAGTCCCTCTTGCTGTCTCACTTCCATCAGTCCCACTCTTGCTGTCTGTCTTCTGTAGAAGTGGATCATTTCCCGTCCACTAGGAGCTCTACCCCTCCCAGAGACCCCAGACTCATTCCTCATCCTCCTCTGAGGAGCTGCAGCCCACTGAAGGTAGGGTGCTCCCCACGAGAGAGGAGCAGGGCAGGGTGAGCTGGGTTGGGCTCAGTGTAGGCTTGGAAGCGGAGAGGGCAGGGATGCTGGGGGCTGTGCAGGCggactgggggctgggggcctggccGGGAGCCCAGCTGCTTTGCATCTCGAGGTGGAGGAGAAAGAAGTGTCAGCTCATTCTTGACTGTAAACACATCCCAGTTCCCACGCCTCTGATCGCTGCCTCTGATTGCTTCTTGCAGCAGCCCTCACCCCTACCCCCTTCTCCTGACCGGCCCCCTGCCAGGCTCCCCCTCCCCATAACAGGCTATTAAAAAGAGATGCAAAGCCCCTGGGATTCCCATCTGGGCTCCAAAAAGACTGAGAGACTTCTGCCAGCATTATGGGGCCCAGCTCCATactactagctgtgtggcttaTGGCAAGTGACTTGCCTTCTCTGTGcccatttccttgtctgtaaaatgaatacCAATAGCTACCACATGGACTgctgtgagatttaaatgagatgcTCCATGTAAATCGCTCAGCACCCTGCCTTACTGAACACAGCAGAGGACATGCTGGGGTTGGGGAGGCATCTGTGTCCCCCAACCCTGAGATACTGGAGGAAGGGGACTGAGGGGCGTGGGCATCTGTGTGGGAAGAAGGAGCCTGCAGTGAAGAGACTGGCATACATCTCAGTGAGTGAACTGAAGGCCCTGGGCCGGATGGGGAGCTAGCAGTTGTCTGATTTAACCCCCTTGAGGGGCACAAGCAATGCATGGGCCCAGTGCTGTGGGGCTggagggggctgggagagaaTGGACCAGGCCCAGGGCCCGAGCCCCTCGGGAACACAGGTTCCATGGGAACAAGCCTGGGAGGCCAGGCTGGCGCTCTGGgctgttgggggtggtggtggctgcaCTCTCTCCTCAGGGGCTGAAGCCGCTCAGGCCAagcccttccctccctgcccagctccccacccATCTCCCCTCCCTGCTGACCACCCACTGGTCtcccccgggggggggggggggccccaccagctgcctcttcctcctcactgcAGCCCTCCCTAGGGCCTTTTGGGAAAGGGTCTCCCCCCTCCAGGCAGCTGCCCTCTGGCTGCTGGAGTCgcccctgcccacctccatcCCCGTCCTCTCAAAGCCCCAGAAGTGGGTTGGGAGGAGGTGATGGGGGCTGATGTGAATGGAGGGAGGACTTTCTGTGGGCCCCCCTCCTGTGGCTCAATGTACCTGCGGCAGCTTTTGTCCCCTCACTGTAGCCTCGAGCTGCTCTGGGGACAGATCCAGGCCAGGGGACGCCTGGGGTCCTGGTGTGTCTGGAGATCACCCTGGATCCAGACAGACTGAACTCCAATCTTAGGACAAGGGCCCCAGGCCACGGCCACAGCCCGCCCCCCGCTGGGGACTGAGGGCTCAGGGTCCTGGGCGTGGCCTGGGGGGGGAGTCAGCTGGGGGCACACAGGAGGTGGGCGCTGGGCCTGGCAAGGTGGCCAGAGCCGGGCAGGAGCAGAGGGAGTCATTTGGGGACGTTGGGAGAAGGGGCCAGCTGCTTGGGAGGCTAGGGACATGtgtgggggaggctgtggggcGTGCACTGGGATAGTCGGTGGGATCTGGATACTCCCACCTGTGGCCTGGTCCCTGAGGATGGGCTGCGTTCGCCCTCCCCCACTCAGAGGGAGCCACAGGAAAGAGGCTTCTGGCCCCGACCCCTCACATCCCACCTTCGGAGGTGAGGGCAGTGGGAGGGCAGAGCCgtccactccctgcccccacatacACACTTTCCAGCCAGCCTCCATTTCCTGAGCACCCGACACTCTCTGccccccaggccctggggccCTGGCTCACCGAGTTTCTCAGGCCTGCTGAGTTACTTGCAGTGAGTTAGGTGGGGCTGAGGTGGCAATCTGCCCCCAGGGACCTGTGATGGGGGCAAGTGGCTCGAGGGGCCCCTGCTGCTCTGCGTGCCTGGAGGAcactgggaggagaggagggggggGACACctgggaggagaggtgggagggctgCATAcagcacacaccacacacctgagcggctggggctggagggtgaTTGTGACTGGGGGAGTCAGAGACCAGGGCTCTGGCTCCACGACCCGGAGCGAAGGGGCCTGACTGCAGCTGAGAACTTGGCCGGCGGCTGTGGGGACCCTGGGAGCGTGTGGGCGGGGGTATGGGGTGGGACCAGGCATCAGGCATTCCAGAGATACTCAGGGGTAAGAGGCCTGCGACCCGACCTTTCTGCTGGGGAAAATCATAAGCAGATGTGGGTGCCTGGGGAGGCGGAGAGTGAGCTTTAGGAATACTGAGCGAAATCTGAAACCGGCAGTGGGGGCGGCCGCTCAGGAGCTGGGCCTCCCTGACCTGCAGGGGAAGATGCAGCTGAGGTATTGACCCTCTTCCCACCCAGTGGGCaaggccaggggtgggggaggtggccAGGGGCCCATCTGCAGATGGTTGATGGGTGGCCAGAGGGAGGAGGGTGCTTCTCCTTTCGTCTGAGGCCAGGCTGGCACCTCCTGGGAGATAGCACCTGGGGTCAGGTGCAGTGGTGTGCTGGCAAATATTTAACAGCTAACTctggtgtggtggtggtgggggagagcTGGcccatttccatggtgtaaataatCTCATGCCTGATTTACAGCTACCGAGTAACATCCTGGACCAGGAGCTGGGAAGGGACAGCACCATTGGTTCTCGGGGGTCCACCTCAGCGCCCGCTCACCAGTAGTTGGGAGGGGTCTCCTTCAAGGTCACCTGGGCCCAGCCTTACCTACTCCCATCCCACGTGGCAGGAAGCCCACAACCACATCTGCCTGCATACATTCTGTGATGGGGAGCTTACCACCTGTTTTGACTGTTGGCAAGTTCTTCCTCCAGCTGAGCCCCAGTCAGGCCTCCCACAAAACTGCCCCTTGGTGTAAAAATAAAAGTGCCAGGGGTTGCAGCTGGACTGGGGGCTGGGGGTTCAGAGATAAAAGGCACTGGTCCCTGCCTCTGGAGGTCATGGTCAGGGAACAGGGCTAGGACAGCGGTGGGGGGGTGCGTGGGGGGGGCCGTCTGccagtgggggttggggagcagagAAGGACACAGGTGGCGCTCAGGCAGCCTTTGAAAGGCAAGTGTTCAAGGTGACCGGTGGAGGGAGAGGCTGGCTAGGGCAGGATGCAGCTGAGGAAGACCCAAAGCTGTGCGCTCACCAGGTCAGGTGTGAGACGGGGCAGGCAGGACGGCAGGACACAGGCAGCATGGCCCCAACCACAAGCAGCAGCTGCGGCCCCTCTCCTGCCCCTGCTCAGGTCTCTGCAGACTCGTGGTCCCCTAGGCTTGGGAGCACCCCTCACCAGCCCTGGCGCAGGCCTCTGCAATGTCGTCGCcgctgccctccctcctcctcctggccCTGAACCTGAGGCTGGCAGGAGCCCTGGATGCCAATGACCCCAACACCTGCAGCTTCTGGGAAAGGTGAGGGGCCCCTGCTGTGGGGTGAGGGCTCCCCATTGTCTCGccggggctcctcttcccgggtCCTTCCCTTGCCGCCCTCCagctctccagccctcacctcccTCCTGTTTCTGCTCCGTGGGCTGCCTGACTCCCTCCCAGCTCTGACCTGCTTTCCATCTCCACCCCAGCTCTGAGCCTATGTCCTTCCTTTATCCCCGTCGTCCCTTGGTCCCTGTGGGAGGCTGGCTGCAGGACAGAGTGCAGGGTGGGAGCCATTTTCTGTGGGGTGAGCAGACGGGCCGGCCTAGGGGGAGCAAAGAACAGGGTTGGGGGATAAGGCTAGCGTGGGATTTGACCAGAAATGcctcagcccagccccacccactgGGCTCAGAGTCGTGGAGGACGAGGGGAAAGTGATAGCTCTGGTCCTGTAGGGTGAGAAGGGGGTGTCCCGCGAATACCCCAGTGCTGGGAGGACCCCTTCAGCTGGGGACAGGATGGAGTCCACCCTAGGCTTGGGGGAGCAAGGCCACATGTTGAGGTGGGGATTGCCCCTGTGGCCAAgcctcacagccctgctccctGGCACCTGTGCCAGCTGGGGCTTCTCCCTGCGGGCCGGCCCCTGACCTTTCCCTATCTCGCAGctataccaccaccaccaaggaGTCCTACTCCCGCCCCTTCAGCCTGCTCCCCTCGGAGCCCTGCGACCGGCCCTGGGAGAGCCCCCACACCTGCCCGCAGCCCACGTGAGTGCCTGACCCCTCCGTGGGCGGATGGGTAGCCGGCTGGCCCTCCACGCCCGCATTTTCTTTGGGGACCTTCAGTTTAGAGGAGGCCGCTGGGCTCAAGGCCGGGAGTGTGCTCCGCTTCCCCAGCAGAGTACTGGGCGGTGCCGCCAGTGTCAACGACTGAGGGCCCTTCCGGGTCTCCCCAGGGTTGTCTACAGGACTGTGTACCGCCAGGTGGTGAAGACGGACCACCGGAGGCGCCTGCAGTGCTGCCAGGGCTTCTACGAGAGCGGCGGGGCCTGTGTCCGTGAGtcctgggtgggggggaggggagggcggggcCTAGCGCATCCTCTTAGCCCCGCGCCTATGGGGGCGGCTACTCCTCTGCCCTTCCCTTCCTTAGGGACACAGCTGCCAATCCCTCCGTCTGTCTGGCTGACCCCGTGtttgtcccctcccctctctccatgCCCCTCAGCGGTCCCTGTCTCTCCAGagctctccctctgtctctgggCTGCCTGTGTCTCTGCCACTGTGTGTCTGAGGGCTCCGTGTCTGCGTCCATCTCTGGCGCTTCCTGTCCCTGTCTGTTGCTATCTGTCTCTGACTTGTGGCTGTCCAGTGCCTTCTGCCCCAACACTCTGAAACCCCCAGACTGGGGGGTCTGCTCTGCCCCTgtccccttccctcagccctggcCTGTCACCAGCCCCTGCAGAGACCCCTGCCCAGCCCGACGTGCCCTGgaccccttccctctctctggacacagccaccGCCTAGTCGCTATCTGAGGAACCCGCTCCCCATTTTCCCGAAGTGCTATGAGAACGTCACAGAAAGGGGCTGGAGAGCCGGCCCTGGGGTCTGGTCCAGCTCTGGTCTGAGTCGCTGCTCTGTCTTTCTGCATGTTAGCGGCAGCGTTGCTGGTGGAGAACGCCAGGTTCCtggtgtgggagggaggaagatgggCTCAGAGGATGAAGGTGGGTCCGGGTGGAGGTGCAGGTGTCTTCTCACCCCCTCTCCACCCCAGCACTTTGCGCCCAGGACTGTGTCCATGGCCGCTGTGTGGCGCCCGATCAGTGCCAGTGTGTGCAAGCCTGGCGAGGCGACGACTGCTCCAGTGGTGAGTGGCTGGTGAAGACGGCAGTGCCCTCAGTACACCCTCCTACCAGGGAACAGGTGCTTCAGGCCCCAGGGCATCACCCACCATTGCAGCCAGCTGCTTTTCCCGGGATGTGGTGTGGGCTTTGGGCCAAAGCAGGCATAGGCCTCTGTGTGGGGCTGGGAGACAGAGAGGAATTGCCTGGAAGCTGGGGAGGGGTGAGGCCCCTGGTGACCCCTTCCAACCTCCTCCCCTTACAGCGTGCACCCCAGGAGTGTGGGGGCCACAGTGTGACAAGCCCTGCAGCTGTGGCAACAACAGCTCCTGTGACCCCAAGAGTGGGGCATGTTCCTGCCCGTCTGGCCTGCAGCCCCCACACTGCCTTCAGCCCTGCTCCCCTGGCCGCTATGGCCCTGCCTGCCAGTTCAGCTGCCACTGCCATGGGGCACCCTGTGACCCCCAGACTGGAGCCTGCTTCTGCCCCCCAGACAGAACTGGGCCCAGGTACGTAATGGGGGACATGCACACTCATGGGTCACAGACACAGCACCACACAGGCATACACGAGCATGTGAGGGAACTCAGACAAGGCCCCAAACATGGGGATGGGTTTGAGAGGCCACCGTCCTAGTCCCGGCTCTGccactggctggctggctgaccCTGAGCAAATCGTTGACTCTGGGAGCTTGTTTCCTGTGTGTGCACTGGGGACAGTGTTGCCCACCTGGGAGGGTGGCTGTGTAGACAACACGAGAGAGCATGTGTGTGAAAGCACATTGTGGAGTGGGGCAGAGACAGGGACCCAGAGAACACTGTACTTGTTTCCAGATGAGGCAGGGAACAGGGAGAGCTGGGGAATCACAGCAGGGAGGAAGTGCTCGTTGGTGGGGACCAAAAATGCAGCTGCATGAGGAGCTTCGGGATTGGGACCCCCTGCAGGCAGAGGTGTCCCCCGGAAGTAGCCGCATGAGCAAAGGTGGAGGGGCACACGGGGCTGTCCACCCCACCCGACCTGGTGGAGCTATGTGTCCCTGCCATTTCCGGTCCTGGAAACCTTTGCCTTCTGACGCCTGCAGTCCCCAACAGGGAGGGGTGAGGTGGACTCAAAGCGCCGTGAGGCCAGGCTTTCCCCCTGGGAGGGCCTGTGTGTGGTAGGCAGAAAGGGCTTATTCACACATCGACCTCACCTGCTCTGCGGGCAGCTGTGAGGTGTCCTGTCTCCAGGACACTGCTGGCACCGTCTGCCCCAGCACTTCTCCTTGCCACAATGGAGGTGTCTTCCAGGCCTACCACGGCTCCTGCAGCTGCCCACCTGGCTGGATGGTATGAAGGGTGGGGCCTGTGGGGATGGGGTGAGAGTCTGGGGACAATTCTGTGGGTGGTTCTCAACAGGGCTCCCAGGAGGGGGTGGGCTCTCTGGGCCCTGGAGAGGTTTAAGGGCTCTGGGTCTGGGAGAACCAAAAGGGTCCTGTGGCCTCCGGGAGGGGGCCAGGCACCTGGGGCTCTGTCGCCCTCTCACCCCACAGGGCACCATCTGCTCCCTGCCCTGTCTGGAGGGCTTCCATGGACCCAACTGCTCCCAGGAATGTCACTGTCACAACGGTGGCCTCTGCGATCGATTCACTGGGCAGTGTCGCTGTGCTCCAGGCTACACCGGGGATCGGTGAGTGGCACTGGCAAGGGTGGGAGCCGCGGGGTGCGGGCCAGGAGGGGTGGGAGTGGCCAGGCTCACTCAGCGAGGCGCCCAGGTGCCGTGAGGAGTGCCCCGTGGGCCACTTCGGGCAGGATTGTGCTGAGACGTGCGACTGCACCCCCGGCGCCCGCTGCTTCCCAGCCAACGGAGCGTGTCTGTGCGAACACGGCTTCAGCGGGGACCGCTGCTCCGAGCGCCTCTGCCCCGACGGCCTCTATGGCCTCAGCTGCCAGATGCCGTGCACCTGCGACCCGGAGCACAGCCTCAGGTGGGCTGTGGGACACTGGTCAAGGGCTCGGGAGGCCGTGGGAGACGCATTCTGTGCTGGAGCCCCTGGGAGTCACGAAAAGCGGCAGGGGCATATCCAGGGGCAGGACAGATGTCactgaagagaaaagagaggggcCTCGGGGATGGGGAAGGGGGCGTTCTCGGAACAGCACCGAGACTCCTTTTTTGCCCCTCACTCAGCAACGGGCTGTCCCCTGCAGAGGGGTGTGGAGGTCGGCCCATGGCCCCAGCTCAAAGCAGCCCGCTTCCGCCCACAGCTGCCACCCTATGAATGGGGAGTGCTCGTGCCAGCCGGGCTGGGCCGGCCTCCACTGCAACGAGAGCTGCCCGCACGACACGCACGGGCCGGGCTGCCAGGAGCACTGCCTCTGCCTGCACGGCGGCCTCTGCCAGCCCGACAGCGGCCTCTGCCGGTGCGCGCCCGGCTACACGGTGAGGCGCGCCCGGCGACCAGGACCCGGGTGGGGGGCAGGCGGAAGAGCCGGCCCCCTTACTAGTCTTCCCACCGCCTTCAGGGCCCTCACTGCGCTAGCCTCTGCCCGCCTGACACTTACGGAGTCAACTGCTCCGCGCACTGCTCCTGCGAGAATGCCATCGCCTGCTCGCCCATCGACGGCTCTTGCGTGTGCAAGGAAGGTAATGGGGCGGGTCCCAGGGAGGAGCGATTTGGGGGCGGGGCCACAGAAGAAGAGTGGAGCCAAGGGCAAGGGGCAGGCTGCAGGGTAGGGGCGGGGCCACTGAGCAGCAGCTGGTCGGTGGGAAAGTAGCCAGGCTACTTCCTTCCTGGAATCTCCACTTGGCTTTTTCTTCAACTGCAAAATTCCCACTCGTCCTTAAAGGCCCAGGCCAGAAAGCCTCTCCTGGGAGAACACTGCTCACCCTCAGTCATACAGAACCAGGCAATGGCAGCGCCAGGCAGGCCAGGGCCTCCGAGTCTACCAGGGCTGGTGCCATGGCGATCTTTGGGCTAGACTCTGACACAGACGTATTTCGTTTGGTCAGCTGTGTTATGTTGAACAAACCCAGTCTCCAGTCCCCACTCTTTCCTATTGTCTTACACAGGATCCGATAACTCATTTAGTTACTTGTGGGGTTTGCTGCCAGCCCCCTTCATTTGCAGAAGAGCCGAGCAAGACCCAGAAGGGGGTGGTGCCTGGCTGGCAGCCACGGAGCCTTCTGCTCCAGTGTATATGCGTGTCTCTTGCATTGGGCCAGGAGCACCCCCACTCCGCCCCAGCTCAtagcacacagcctggcacagCCAGCGCCCAGTGTGTGCTTGCTCGGGAGGGGAGCTGGGTCCCCAGGCCTACCTGCAAGGCTCCTCTTCCAGGTTGGCAGCGTGGTAActgctctgtgccctgcccaCCTGGAACCTGGGGCTTCGGTTGCAATGCCAGCTGCCAGTGTGCCCACGGGGCAGCCTGCAGCCCCCAAACTGGAGCCTGTACCTGCACGCCTGGGTGGCATGGGGCCCGCTGCCAGCTCCCCTGCCTGGTAAGTGTCCAACAGCCTGctgcctgggggaagggaggcatagcgccctccctcccccctgaCTGCCCTGCCCTCCATGCTCTCTCCAAGAAGGGACAGTTTGGAGAAGGCTGTGCCAGTCGCTGTGACTGTGAGCACTCTGATGGCTGTGACCCTGTTCATGGACTCTGCCAGTGCCAGGCTGGCTGGACGGGTGAGCACGCTGGGCatccaggccccaggccccctcTGGCGTTGGGGGTGCATCTCACAGGAAATGGGTCCAGAAGAACCCCTATGGAGGGGGGCTGGGCCAGGTCACCTTATCCCTCTCTCCCACAGGTACCCGTtgccacctgccctgccctgagGGCTTCTGGGGAGCCAACTGTAGCAACACCTGCACCTGCAAGAATGGGGGCACCTGCATCCCTGAGACCGGCAACTGCGTGTGTGCACCGGGGTTCCGAGGCCCTTCCTGCCAGAGACGTGAggcccctccccgccctccctccAGAGACGCGAGGCCTCTCCGCCTGCCAGCCTTGCTGGCAGTGCATTGTCAGATGCCCCAATCCCCACTCTACCCAGCTTGGTCTCTTCCGCTGATTCCAATGTGCCCCCAGTTACCccagtgggaaggagggaggaccATCATGCGATCAAGGGCTGGTTGAGGGTTGGCCCCGCCCCCAGTCACCAGCAGCCTCTCCTGCAGCCTGTCAGCCTGGCCGCTATGGCAAACGCTGTGTGCCCTGCAAGTGTGCGAACCACTCCTCCTGCCACCCCTCGGACGGGACCTGCTACTGCCTGGCTGGCTGGACTGGCCGCGACTGTTCCCAGCGTACGTGCGTGGTTGCCTAGCGGTAGCTTGTGTGTCAGCGCGTGTGCACGCCCAGACTCGGGGGCTGAGGACGGAGGCCTGTGTTCCCCTGCCCCTGGGTGTAAAGCCTCTGGAcctgccttcattcattcag
Proteins encoded:
- the PEAR1 gene encoding platelet endothelial aggregation receptor 1 isoform X2, producing the protein MAAVWRPISASVCKPGEATTAPVRAPQECGGHSVTSPAAVATTAPVTPRVGHVPARLACSPHTAFSPAPLAAMALPASSAATAMGHPVTPRLEPASAPQTELGPAVRCPVSRTLLAPSAPALLLATMEVSSRPTTAPAAAHLAGWAPSAPCPVWRASMDPTAPRNVTVTTVASAIDSLGSVAVLQATPGIANGACLCEHGFSGDRCSERLCPDGLYGLSCQMPCTCDPEHSLSCHPMNGECSCQPGWAGLHCNESCPHDTHGPGCQEHCLCLHGGLCQPDSGLCRCAPGYTGPHCASLCPPDTYGVNCSAHCSCENAIACSPIDGSCVCKEGWQRGNCSVPCPPGTWGFGCNASCQCAHGAACSPQTGACTCTPGWHGARCQLPCLKGQFGEGCASRCDCEHSDGCDPVHGLCQCQAGWTGTRCHLPCPEGFWGANCSNTCTCKNGGTCIPETGNCVCAPGFRGPSCQRPCQPGRYGKRCVPCKCANHSSCHPSDGTCYCLAGWTGRDCSQPCPPGHWGANCAQPCQCHHGGTCHPQDGSCFCPPGWTGHLCLEGCSPGMFGANCSQPCQCGFGEKCHPETGACVCPPGHSGAPCRIGSQEPFTMMPSPPVAYNSLGAVISIAVLGSLLVALVALVIGYRHWQRGKERQHLAVAYSSGRLDSSEYVMPDVPASYSHYYSNPSYHTLSQCSPSPPPPNKVPSGQLFASLQAPERPGGVHGHDNHATLPADWKRRREPPPGPPDRGGSRLDRSYSCSYRNSSGPGPFCSKGPISEEGLGASVASLSSENPYATIRDLPSLLGGPRESSYMEMKGPPSGSAPRQPPQLRDSQRLQRDSGTYEQPSPLTHDRDSVGSLPPLPLGLPPGHYDSPKNSHIPGHYDLPPVRHPTLPPLRHQDR
- the PEAR1 gene encoding platelet endothelial aggregation receptor 1 isoform X1, which encodes MSSPLPSLLLLALNLRLAGALDANDPNTCSFWESYTTTTKESYSRPFSLLPSEPCDRPWESPHTCPQPTVVYRTVYRQVVKTDHRRRLQCCQGFYESGGACVPLCAQDCVHGRCVAPDQCQCVQAWRGDDCSSACTPGVWGPQCDKPCSCGNNSSCDPKSGACSCPSGLQPPHCLQPCSPGRYGPACQFSCHCHGAPCDPQTGACFCPPDRTGPSCEVSCLQDTAGTVCPSTSPCHNGGVFQAYHGSCSCPPGWMGTICSLPCLEGFHGPNCSQECHCHNGGLCDRFTGQCRCAPGYTGDRCREECPVGHFGQDCAETCDCTPGARCFPANGACLCEHGFSGDRCSERLCPDGLYGLSCQMPCTCDPEHSLSCHPMNGECSCQPGWAGLHCNESCPHDTHGPGCQEHCLCLHGGLCQPDSGLCRCAPGYTGPHCASLCPPDTYGVNCSAHCSCENAIACSPIDGSCVCKEGWQRGNCSVPCPPGTWGFGCNASCQCAHGAACSPQTGACTCTPGWHGARCQLPCLKGQFGEGCASRCDCEHSDGCDPVHGLCQCQAGWTGTRCHLPCPEGFWGANCSNTCTCKNGGTCIPETGNCVCAPGFRGPSCQRPCQPGRYGKRCVPCKCANHSSCHPSDGTCYCLAGWTGRDCSQPCPPGHWGANCAQPCQCHHGGTCHPQDGSCFCPPGWTGHLCLEGCSPGMFGANCSQPCQCGFGEKCHPETGACVCPPGHSGAPCRIGSQEPFTMMPSPPVAYNSLGAVISIAVLGSLLVALVALVIGYRHWQRGKERQHLAVAYSSGRLDSSEYVMPDVPASYSHYYSNPSYHTLSQCSPSPPPPNKVPSGQLFASLQAPERPGGVHGHDNHATLPADWKRRREPPPGPPDRGGSRLDRSYSCSYRNSSGPGPFCSKGPISEEGLGASVASLSSENPYATIRDLPSLLGGPRESSYMEMKGPPSGSAPRQPPQLRDSQRLQRDSGTYEQPSPLTHDRDSVGSLPPLPLGLPPGHYDSPKNSHIPGHYDLPPVRHPTLPPLRHQDR